The Onychomys torridus chromosome 4, mOncTor1.1, whole genome shotgun sequence genome includes a window with the following:
- the LOC118582867 gene encoding beta-1,3-galactosyl-O-glycosyl-glycoprotein beta-1,6-N-acetylglucosaminyltransferase 7-like yields MSQLRTPKAGLAACGVICAFIFLYSRNPGPEEAEEEPTPLAVVECGFYPDELCSALFEGKKAAPQIAQFCKPPHNSEILALLHTSRNCSRMAQGLHFITRPLSAEEGNFSLAYVISVHKELAMFVRLLRAIYAPQNVYCVHIDEKAPKKFKSAMQTFVNCFENVFISSKTQKMAHDGPRRLQAEINCMRDLVHSTPEWQYVMNLCGQEFPIKTNKEIIHYIRTKWKGKNITPMMIQPPNTRPKTGQRPPEPNPEENTYISPNIRFKQKPPHNLTVYSGSAYYALTRKFVGFILTDPRAKDMLQWSKDIQSPEQHYWVTLNRLTDAPGATPDAVWEGNIRATKQRMEEGNGHKGCTGQDAQDTCVYGLGDLPWLVQSQTLFAKFEPSTDPLVVACLERRHRLKALRQAEVPTEPHWQFPRETHFSSQPHH; encoded by the exons ATGAGCCAGCTCCGGACCCCAAAGGCTGGACTTGCGGCATGCGGAGTGATCTGCGCCTTCATCTTTCTTTACTCACGGAACCCAGGTCccgaggaggctgaggaggagccCACCCCCCTGGCCGTGGTGGAATGTGGCTTCTATCCAGATGAACTGTGCTCAGCTTTATTTGAAGGGAAAAAGGCAGCCCCCCAAATTGCACAATTCTGCAAACCCCCTCACAATTCTGAAATACTTGCTCTTTTGCACACATCCAGAAACTGTTCCAGGATGGCCCAGGGGCTGCATTTCATAACCAGACCCCTGTCTGCAGAAGAGGGGAACTTCTCTTTGGCGTATGTTATAAGTGTTCATAAGGAGCTGGCCATGTTTGTGCGGCTTCTCAGAGCAATTTACGCACCTCAGAATGTCTACTGTGTCCACATTGATGAAAAGGCCCCAAAGAAGTTTAAGAGTGCCATGCAAACCTTCGTAAACTGTTTTGAAAACGTCTTTATTTCATCAAAGACACAGAAGATGGCTCATGATGGCCCTAGGAGGCTGCAGGCAGAGATTAACTGCATGAGAGACCTCGTCCACTCCACACCTGAGTGGCAATATGTTATGAATCTCTGTGGACAGGAATTCCCAATCAAAACCAACAAAGAAATTATTCACTACATCAGAACCAAGTGGAAGGGTAAAAACATCACTCCTATGATGATCCAACCCCCAAACACCAGACCCAAGACAGGCCAAAGGCCCCCTGAGCCTAACCCTGAAGAAAATACCTACATATCTCCAAATATAAGGttcaaacaaaaaccaccccATAACCTAACGGTTTACTCAGGAAGCGCTTATTACGCACTTACGAGAAAGTTTGTAGGGTTCATCCTGACTGATCCCCGTGCAAAAGACATGCTCCAGTGGTCCAAAGACATCCAGAGCCCAGAGCAGCACTACTGGGTGACCCTGAACCGGCTGACAG ACGCTCCAGGTGCCACACCAGATGCTGTCTGGGAAGGAAACATTCGAGCCACTAAACagagaatggaggaaggaaatggTCACAAGGGATGTACAG GCCAGGATGCCCAAGACACTTGTGTCTACGGCCTGGGAGACCTGCCTTGGCTTGTCCAATCGCAGACTTTGTTTGCCAAGTTTGAGCCGTCAACAGACCCACTGGTGGTGGCATGCCTAGAGAGGCGGCACAGACTCAAAGCCCTACGGCAGGCGGAAGTCCCCACAGAGCCACACTGGCAATTTCCCAGGGAAACACACTTCAGCAGTCAACCCCACCACTAA